A genomic stretch from Lepisosteus oculatus isolate fLepOcu1 chromosome 7, fLepOcu1.hap2, whole genome shotgun sequence includes:
- the mest gene encoding mesoderm-specific transcript homolog protein isoform X1 → MREWWIQVGLLTVPLIAVYLHIPLPHLSPALHAWREAGTFFTFKENKIFYRDSSGAVGSSDVLILLHGFPTSSYDWYKIWDGLNQRFNRVIALDFLGFGFSDKPRPYRYSIFEQANIVEGLVAHLGLRGQKINILSHDYGDTVALELLYRSEHNRTGHLTINSLCLSNGGIFPETHYPRFLQKLLKDSGFLSSILTRLMNFMFFSKGIGAVFGPYTQPTDSEYWDMWTGIRYNDGNLVMDSILQYINQRLKHRDRWVGALTTTTIPLHMIYGPLDPVNPHPQFINLYKHLVKRSTVSILDDHISHYPQLEDPTGFLNAYLNFINSF, encoded by the exons ATGAGGGAGTGGTGGATCCAGGTTGGGCTGCTGACTGTGCCCCTCATTGCGGTGTATCTCCATATACCCCTGCCTCACCTCTCCCCAGCCCTGCATGCCTGGAGGGAAGCAGGAACATTCTTCACgtttaaggaaaataaaatttttTACAGGG ATTCCAGCGGTGCTGTTGGAAGTTCTGATGTGCTCATACTTTTACATGGGTTTCCAACTTCAAGTTATGACTGGTACAAG ATATGGGATGGGCTGAATCAGAGGTTCAACCGGGTGATTGCACTGGACTTCCTAGGGTTTGGTTTCAGTGACAAACCT AGGCCTTATCGGTACTCCATATTTGAACAGGCCAACATTGTGGAAGGACTGGTGGCTCATCTGGGTCTGAGAGGTCAGAAAATCAACATCCTTTCTCATGATTATGGAGATACTGTGGCTCTGGAGCTACTGTACAG GAGTGAACATAACAGAACTGGGCATTTAACGATCAACAGTCTCTGTCTGTCCAATGGAG GTATCTTTCCAGAAACCCACTATCCGAGATTTCTACAGAAG CTGCTCAAGGATAGCGGATTCCTTTCTTCAATACTGACCCGACTCATGAACTTTATGTTCTTCTCAAAAGG AATAGGAGCTGTGTTTGGGCCATACACTCAGCCAACAGACAGTGAATACTGGGACATGTGGACTGGGATCCGGTATAATGATGGAAACCTGGTCATGGACAG tATTTTGCAGTACATTAATCAGAGATTGAAGCATAGAGATCGCTGGGTTGGAGCTCTGACTACCACCACCATTCCTT TGCATATGATTTACGGTCCACTAGACCCAGTGAACCCTCATCCACAATTTATCAACTTATACAA GCATCTGGTTAAGCGGTCCACAGTGTCGATTCTTGATGACCATATCAGCCACTATCCACAACTGGAAGACCCTACTGGCTTCCTGAATGCATATCTGAACTTCATCAACTCCTTCTGA
- the mest gene encoding mesoderm-specific transcript homolog protein isoform X3: MREWWIQVGLLTVPLIAVYLHIPLPHLSPALHAWREAGTFFTFKENKIFYRDSSGAVGSSDVLILLHGFPTSSYDWYKIWDGLNQRFNRVIALDFLGFGFSDKPRPYRYSIFEQANIVEGLVAHLGLRGQKINILSHDYGDTVALELLYRSEHNRTGHLTINSLCLSNGGIFPETHYPRFLQKLLKDSGFLSSILTRLMNFMFFSKGIGAVFGPYTQPTDSEYWDMWTGIRYNDGNLVMDSILQYINQRLKHRDRWVGALTTTTIP; this comes from the exons ATGAGGGAGTGGTGGATCCAGGTTGGGCTGCTGACTGTGCCCCTCATTGCGGTGTATCTCCATATACCCCTGCCTCACCTCTCCCCAGCCCTGCATGCCTGGAGGGAAGCAGGAACATTCTTCACgtttaaggaaaataaaatttttTACAGGG ATTCCAGCGGTGCTGTTGGAAGTTCTGATGTGCTCATACTTTTACATGGGTTTCCAACTTCAAGTTATGACTGGTACAAG ATATGGGATGGGCTGAATCAGAGGTTCAACCGGGTGATTGCACTGGACTTCCTAGGGTTTGGTTTCAGTGACAAACCT AGGCCTTATCGGTACTCCATATTTGAACAGGCCAACATTGTGGAAGGACTGGTGGCTCATCTGGGTCTGAGAGGTCAGAAAATCAACATCCTTTCTCATGATTATGGAGATACTGTGGCTCTGGAGCTACTGTACAG GAGTGAACATAACAGAACTGGGCATTTAACGATCAACAGTCTCTGTCTGTCCAATGGAG GTATCTTTCCAGAAACCCACTATCCGAGATTTCTACAGAAG CTGCTCAAGGATAGCGGATTCCTTTCTTCAATACTGACCCGACTCATGAACTTTATGTTCTTCTCAAAAGG AATAGGAGCTGTGTTTGGGCCATACACTCAGCCAACAGACAGTGAATACTGGGACATGTGGACTGGGATCCGGTATAATGATGGAAACCTGGTCATGGACAG tATTTTGCAGTACATTAATCAGAGATTGAAGCATAGAGATCGCTGGGTTGGAGCTCTGACTACCACCACCATTCCTT GA
- the mest gene encoding mesoderm-specific transcript homolog protein isoform X2, giving the protein MPGGKQEHSSRLRKIKFFTGIWDGLNQRFNRVIALDFLGFGFSDKPRPYRYSIFEQANIVEGLVAHLGLRGQKINILSHDYGDTVALELLYRSEHNRTGHLTINSLCLSNGGIFPETHYPRFLQKLLKDSGFLSSILTRLMNFMFFSKGIGAVFGPYTQPTDSEYWDMWTGIRYNDGNLVMDSILQYINQRLKHRDRWVGALTTTTIPLHMIYGPLDPVNPHPQFINLYKHLVKRSTVSILDDHISHYPQLEDPTGFLNAYLNFINSF; this is encoded by the exons ATGCCTGGAGGGAAGCAGGAACATTCTTCACgtttaaggaaaataaaatttttTACAGGG ATATGGGATGGGCTGAATCAGAGGTTCAACCGGGTGATTGCACTGGACTTCCTAGGGTTTGGTTTCAGTGACAAACCT AGGCCTTATCGGTACTCCATATTTGAACAGGCCAACATTGTGGAAGGACTGGTGGCTCATCTGGGTCTGAGAGGTCAGAAAATCAACATCCTTTCTCATGATTATGGAGATACTGTGGCTCTGGAGCTACTGTACAG GAGTGAACATAACAGAACTGGGCATTTAACGATCAACAGTCTCTGTCTGTCCAATGGAG GTATCTTTCCAGAAACCCACTATCCGAGATTTCTACAGAAG CTGCTCAAGGATAGCGGATTCCTTTCTTCAATACTGACCCGACTCATGAACTTTATGTTCTTCTCAAAAGG AATAGGAGCTGTGTTTGGGCCATACACTCAGCCAACAGACAGTGAATACTGGGACATGTGGACTGGGATCCGGTATAATGATGGAAACCTGGTCATGGACAG tATTTTGCAGTACATTAATCAGAGATTGAAGCATAGAGATCGCTGGGTTGGAGCTCTGACTACCACCACCATTCCTT TGCATATGATTTACGGTCCACTAGACCCAGTGAACCCTCATCCACAATTTATCAACTTATACAA GCATCTGGTTAAGCGGTCCACAGTGTCGATTCTTGATGACCATATCAGCCACTATCCACAACTGGAAGACCCTACTGGCTTCCTGAATGCATATCTGAACTTCATCAACTCCTTCTGA